DNA from Chryseomicrobium sp. FSL W7-1435:
GTCCATTGACGAAGCCAGTCTCTTTTTGAATGACTGAGAAATTGGCTCGCAAGATGTACGGCATATCATACGTACTGTAATTGAGCGACATGGGGTCTTGCTGATGAATCAAGTCTTCAAAGCTCGTATCGTCTTCAATTAATAAAACAGAAGTAATCGGGCGGTTGAGGACGCTGTCTCGGTTGATATTGAGTAACTCCAGCGCCGGGTCATTGATCAAGATGACGCGCCCTTTGCGGTCAGTCGCAATAACGCCATCGGTCATATTGGAAAGTACAGAGGCGAGCTTTCGCCGTTCGGCATCGGTTGTCGATTGCGCTTCTTGCAAACGGTTGGTCAGATGATTGAAGGCAATGGCCAATTGACCAATTTCATCATCCCCGTAAACCTTAACCTTGCGGGAAAAGTTCCCACGTGCCATTGCTTGCGCTTGTTTCCGCATATCTGAAATCGGATGCGTAATGGTTTGGGCAATAAAAATCCCAAGGATAACTGTTATTCCGAGTGAAACGGCTGTTCCTCCGGCTAAGATCTGATTGATCTCATCCATCTGACTGAACACTTTTTCAATGTCCGATTCCACATACAAGGCACCAATGACGGTTCCTTGAGAAGTAATCGGTGTAGCTAGGATCCAGATACGTTCACGTGACTGTTCATCAAGAGAAATCATGCTCTCTGGATTTTCAGAACTGATCGTCCGGCGAACCAATTCATCAACTGAACGTTGCCCAACGATTGCTTGATTCTCGGAATCAGAAGTTCCGAGAATCTGATAGCGGTCATCGATGACGCGAATTTCATTAATATCAGTGGAATTTAAACCAGCCAAAATAGAACGCAGACTTTGTTCCGTCGTCGCGTCCTCTTCTGTGCGTTCCCGTATTAGTTCTTCGCGCACACTAAATTCCATGAGCCCGACACGTTCAGTGACGGACTCTTGGA
Protein-coding regions in this window:
- the walK gene encoding cell wall metabolism sensor histidine kinase WalK, with the protein product MHRVGFLKSIHVKIVLIYILLIMIAMQIIGLYFVRELEESFRTNFQESVTERVGLMEFSVREELIRERTEEDATTEQSLRSILAGLNSTDINEIRVIDDRYQILGTSDSENQAIVGQRSVDELVRRTISSENPESMISLDEQSRERIWILATPITSQGTVIGALYVESDIEKVFSQMDEINQILAGGTAVSLGITVILGIFIAQTITHPISDMRKQAQAMARGNFSRKVKVYGDDEIGQLAIAFNHLTNRLQEAQSTTDAERRKLASVLSNMTDGVIATDRKGRVILINDPALELLNINRDSVLNRPITSVLLIEDDTSFEDLIHQQDPMSLNYSTYDMPYILRANFSVIQKETGFVNGLIAVLHDVTEQEKIDMERREFVANVSHELRTPLTTMSSYLEALAEGAWKDETIAPNFLQVTQTETARMIRLVNDLLQLSKMDSRDYDLNIEVVNFNQFFHRIIDRFEMSKSQNVSFSRMLPDKEYFVAIDPDKLTQVIDNIISNALKYSPDGGTVRFGFTVKDEMMQVMISDDGMGIPKENVDKIFERFYRVDRARARSMGGTGLGLAIAREMIEAHGGKIWAESEEGYGTNIFFTLHVEPEESEWE